A genome region from Nocardioides cynanchi includes the following:
- a CDS encoding MFS transporter — MPTWMTRMLPESRVARRLSVQSVLFAFGDGVFTTGNAVYFTQIVGLSAAQVGLGLSLSGLSVLALSVPMGRVADRYGGRRVWAVGAFVEALLYLTYPFIHGFPPFVLLLTGFAIIATAGNAGRGAYTIGIFPREERVRNQAFLRAALNLGFTLGALGGGLALATDSRDVIRMVPVFSALVLAANAFLISRLPDLRPAAVESADEAEAEAEDEVGASPASPKALKNRGYVVTSVLSGIAGTHWILLLVVIPLWLVERTDAPHWVLAWLFGTNTVLAVLFQVPAARGMNTISGALRGVRLATGFMVVSCALVAVTGDTIGWVSVVLLLVGHMTVTGAELFESAATWGFMAELSDPYRRGEYQGVWGMGGRITNILGPAAYTWLALDQGTVGWAVIATTIVLAAVLLHPSVRAAERFLVTHELDVSRTPA; from the coding sequence GTGCCCACCTGGATGACGCGGATGCTCCCCGAGTCCCGGGTGGCCCGTCGGCTCTCGGTCCAGTCGGTGCTGTTCGCCTTCGGCGACGGCGTCTTCACCACCGGGAACGCGGTCTACTTCACCCAGATCGTCGGGCTCAGCGCCGCCCAGGTCGGACTCGGCCTGTCCCTCAGCGGCCTGTCCGTGCTGGCCCTCTCGGTGCCGATGGGCCGCGTCGCCGACCGGTACGGCGGCCGGCGGGTGTGGGCCGTCGGCGCTTTCGTCGAGGCGCTGCTGTATCTCACCTACCCGTTCATCCACGGCTTCCCGCCGTTCGTGCTGCTGCTGACCGGCTTCGCGATCATCGCCACGGCCGGTAACGCGGGCCGTGGCGCCTACACGATCGGGATCTTCCCGCGCGAGGAGCGAGTACGGAACCAGGCGTTCCTGCGGGCCGCCCTCAACCTCGGCTTCACCCTCGGTGCGCTGGGCGGCGGCCTCGCCCTGGCCACCGACAGCCGCGACGTGATCCGGATGGTGCCGGTCTTCTCGGCCCTGGTGCTGGCCGCGAACGCCTTCCTGATCTCGCGGCTGCCCGACCTCCGGCCTGCCGCTGTCGAGTCGGCGGACGAGGCCGAGGCCGAGGCGGAGGACGAGGTGGGGGCGAGCCCCGCCAGCCCCAAGGCCCTGAAGAACCGCGGCTACGTCGTCACCTCGGTGCTGAGCGGCATCGCCGGCACCCACTGGATCCTGCTGCTGGTGGTGATCCCGCTCTGGCTGGTCGAGCGCACCGACGCTCCGCACTGGGTGCTGGCGTGGCTGTTCGGCACCAACACCGTGCTGGCCGTGCTGTTCCAGGTGCCGGCCGCACGCGGCATGAACACCATCAGCGGCGCCCTCCGTGGCGTCCGGCTCGCCACCGGCTTCATGGTGGTCTCGTGCGCCCTCGTGGCCGTCACCGGCGACACCATCGGCTGGGTCTCCGTGGTGCTGCTGCTGGTCGGGCACATGACGGTCACCGGCGCGGAGCTGTTCGAGTCGGCGGCCACCTGGGGCTTCATGGCCGAGCTGTCCGACCCCTACCGGCGCGGGGAGTACCAAGGCGTCTGGGGCATGGGCGGACGGATCACCAACATCCTCGGCCCCGCGGCGTACACCTGGCTGGCGCTCGACCAGGGCACCGTTGGCTGGGCGGTGATCGCCACCACGATCGTGCTCGCCGCCGTGCTCCTGCATCCCTCGGTCAGGGCGGCCGAGCGCTTCCTGGTCACCCACGAGCTCGACGTGTCGCGCACG